ACGATCTTCTGCTACCCGAACTACGAGAGCCCGTCCAACACCTGCCGTCCGGACGTGCGTTCGTACAAGGACCCGCAGCCCGGCGTCTGGGAGATCGAGGTCGAGTCGCGGCGCACGTCGCCGCTGCTGGACAACCCGTACAAGCTGGACGTCTCGCTGCTCGGCGCCTCCTTCGACCCGGCGGTGCAGACCATCGCCGAGGCGAAGGTCGGTACCCCGGCCGCGGTGAACTGGACGGTCACGAACAACGCGGGTGACCTGGAGGGCACGCTCAAGGGCGGCTCGCTGGGTTCGGCCAAGGTCGAGCGTCCGTCGATCTCCACGGGTGAGACGTACGAGACCACGGTCACCATCGGTGAGGGCGTCGAGAAGCTCGACTTCGCCATCGGCGGCACCTCGGACGCCAACGCGGACATCGACCTGTACGTCTACAACGGCGACACGGAGGTCGGTGCGTCCACGACGGCCGGTTCCGAGGAGTCGGTCAGCCTGGTGAAGCCCGCGGCCGGTACGTACACCGTCGTCATCGACGGTTACGCGGTTCCGGCGGGGACCACCGAGTACGACTACCGCGACGTGTACTACGCGCCGTCCCTCGGCGCGATCACGGTCGACGAGTCGAAGACGGTGAACCTGGCCAACGGTGCCTCGGCCCAGCTCGGCGCCGAGGTCCTGGTCGCCGGTGCGGCCCCCGAGGGACGTCAGTTCTTCGGTGAGGTCCAGCTGGTCAACTCCCGCGGCACCGCCGCGGGTACCGGCAGCGTCGTGATCGAGAAGGTCACGCCGTAACGGTCCGCAGTATCCGAACAGCGGGGCGGGCGCTCTTCCGGGAGCTCCCGCCCCGCTGTGCGTCATCCGGGGTCCGTGCAGTCCAGGGTGCGCGAGGCGGGCAGCGCGGCCGACATCCACTGCCAGGCGGTGGCCCGGTCCTCACCGGTGAAGGACTCGACCCCCTCACCGGGGAAGCGCGAGACGATCACGACCATGGGCCTGCCGGGCCGGAAGTAGTCCTCCTCCTCGCCCGTGACGAGGAACGAGGTCTCCCGGGGCCCCTGGTCGGGCTTGAGGTACCGGTCGACCGTGAGCACGACCCGTACGAGGCCGCCGACCCGTTCCCTCCGGCTGACCGTGCCGTCCGCGACGACCCGGGCACAGGCCATCAGCCCCTCCTCGGTCAGCTTGGCGTCGCCGTGTTCCCCGGACGGCTGCGCGACCGACCAGAGGATTCCCGTCCCGGCCAGACAGGCGGCGATCACCACCGACGCCGCCAGCGCGAGCGGCCCCTTCCTGATCCACCGGGGACGGGCGGGCGTGTGGGCCCCCGGGAGTGCTTCCGGTGCGGCCAGCCGGTCACCGATGAGGTGCAGCTGCTCCCCGAGCACCGTCATGTCACGGGCCGCGGCGGCATACCGGGCCGCGGCGGGCCCGTCCTCTTCCTCGTCGGGCGCCTGGCGCCCCAGCAGTACGGCCATCAGTTCGTCCGGCTCGTCCGTGTTCACCGTCACACCACCTCGTCCGCGCGCATCCGCGCCAGCCGCTCGCGCATCGCTCCCGCCGCCGTGTGCAGGCGGCTCTTGACCGTGCCCTCCGGGATGCCGAGCTCCGCCGCGATCTGCGGTACGGAGAGATCGGCGTAGAACCGCAGCACCAGGGCCTGGCGCTGCGCCGCGGGCAGCTCGTCCAGCCCCTCCGCGACGGTGAGCGCCAGCAGCCGGGCCTCCTGGCCGCCCTCGGTCAGGGAGTCCGCCGGGCTCAGCGCGGCGAGCCGGGCGGAGATCCGCTCCTGCCGGCTCCTGCCCCGGTGCCAGTCGGCGGCCAGGCGGGAGGCGACCACGGCCGCCCAGGCGCCGATCTCGCGGGGTGCCTCCAGGCCGCTCGCCGAGCGCTCCAGGAGGCGCAGCCGTACCTGCTGCACCCCGTCCTGGAGGTCGGAGTGCGGTACTCCGCCCAGTGAAAGAACCGCCCGTACCCGGTTCACGTGTGCCGGGCCGAGGGGGTCTTCCCCCGCGCCGGCCGCCTTCCTTCCCAGCAAGGACTGCCTCCCCCTGAATGTGTTTCCCCTGTGACGCGGAAGTACGGCGGAACGTTCACCCGGGACGGTTTCCGCCGTCCGAGGAACGGACAATGGATTGGACAAGGTGGGCGGGGACATACGCATCATGGAGCGGCAAGCGGGTCGCACACACGTACAGAGGAGTCTCCGTGAAGGTCGGAATCGTCGGCGCCACCGGTCAGGTCGGCACAGTCATGCGCAGCATCCTGGCCGAGCGGAAGTTCCCCGTCGCCGAGCTGCGGCTCTTCGCCTCCGCGCGTTCCGCGGGCTCCGTCCTCACGTGGGAGGGCACGGACATCACCGTCGAGGACGCCTCCACGGCCGACTACACGGGCCTGGACATCGTGCTGTTCTCGGCCGGTGGCGCGACGTCGAGGGCGCTCGCCGAGAAGGTCGCCTCCCAGGGCGCCGTCGTGATCGACAACTCCTCGGCCTTCCGGATGGACCCCGAGGTGCCGCTGGTCGTCTCCGAGGTCAACCCGCACGCGGCGAAGGTCCGCCCCAAGGGCATCATCGCCAACCCGAACTGCACCACGATGGCGGCCATGCCCGTGCTGCGCCCGCTGCACACCGAGGCCGGTCTGGAGACGCTGACGGTCACCTCGTACCAGGCGGTGTCGGGCTCCGGTGTCGCCGGTGTGGCCGAGCTGCACGGCCAGGCCCTGAAGGTCGTCGCCGAGGCCGACAAGCTGGCCCACAACGGCGAGGCCGTCGACTTCCCCGCGCCCACCGTCTACAAGCGTCCGATCGCGTTCAACGTGGTGCCGCTGGCCGGCTCGATCGTGGACGACGGTTCGTTCGAGACGGACGAGGAGCAGAAGCTCCGCAACGAGTCCCGCAAGATCCTGGAGATCCCGGAGCTCAAGGTCTCCGGCACCTGTGTGCGCGTGCCGGTCTTCTCGGGCCACTCCCTCCAGATCAACGCCCGGTTCGCCCGCCCGGTCAGCGTCGAGCGCGCCTACGAGCTGCTGAAGGACGCCGAGGGCGTCGAGCTCTCGGAGATCCCGACCCCGCTCCAGGCCGCCGGCAAGGACGCCTCGTACGTGGGGCGCATCCGGGTCGACGAGACGGTCGAGCACGGTCTGGCGCTCTTCGTCTCCAACGACAACCTCCGCAAGGGCGCGGCGCTCAACGCCGTGCAGGTCGCGGAGCTGGTGGCGGCCGAGCTGAAGGGCTGACGCCCACGAGCCACGAAAGGGGCGGCCACCGATGCCGGTGGCCGCCCCTTTCGCGTGCCTCAGAGGGCCAGGTGCCGCCGCAGAGCCGTGTCGATCTCGGTCATGCGCTGCCGCGGGACGGTACCGATGCGATTCCGTACGCGATCCAGGGAGACCGCCCGGACCTGCTCGCACTGGACCTTCGAGTCTCTCGGCAATCCGCTCTCGGCAGACCTGATGAGCGCCTGGAACGTGAGAACACGTGACGTGTTCGACGTCAGGGGCACGACAGTGATCACACCGCGGCCGTTCGACTCGACAGACTGGTTGGCGGCGTTGTTGGACACGATCACGGCCGGTCTGACCTTGTTGGCCTCGCTGCCCCTGGCTGGTTCGAGATCGACCAGGTGAATGTCACCTCTACGCATCAGCGATCCCGTCTCCGACCGTGCGGTCCCAAAGAGCGGCGTCCTCGCTCGCGTCCCATTCCTCGAACGCCTCGGTGTACTCCGCTTCGAGCCCGGCCTCGCGCAGCAACTCGATCGCGGCGTGTATCACCGCCGACCGGGAATCCGCGTCGGTCTTCGCGGCGTACTCGTCGACGAAGGCGACATCCTCCTGCGGCAAGCTCACACTGATCTTCATGCTTGCCATGCTACCAACGGTAGGAACACCTTGGCCACCCGGAAGGGAGGCCCCGGATGCTACCCGCGTCGCACCTCGAACTGGAAGCAGCCGTACTCCACGGCCCTTACATGGACCAGGGCCACCTCCGGGTCGGCGAACGCCTCCGCGAACGCCGTGTCGAACCCGTGCTCCTCCTCGGCCGGGATCTCCAGCAGCCGCCCGCCGACGATCCGGCCCTCGGCGCTGTATCGCCGCAGGACCCGCAGCGCACCGGCCCGGGAGAACGGATACCCCTCCCGCTCCGCCGCCGGCCCCCCGCACTCCTCGGCGTGGACGAAGACCGGCCCCTGCTCGTCGTAGGCCCCGGGCTTCGCCCAGGTCGCGGCAGCCCAGCGGCGCAGTGGCGCGTACGAGACGAGGGCGATGCGCTCCCCCTTCTCCGCTCCCCGCAGGCAGCAGCGCAGCGGACCACCCGCCTCGGTGGCCGTGTACGGGACGCACGGGCGGCCCGCGTCGTCGGTCTCCCGCAGCTCCTTGAGCGCGGTCGGTTCAATGGGACGTGCCTCGTAGCCGGTCATGGTTCGAGGGTCGCGCGGCCGTCGCCACTAGTCCGGCGGAAAACGGACATCGCGCTGCGCGCATCTCCCATGGAAGGATGACCAAAAACCCGCATATCAAGGAGATGACCGCGTGCCTGGCACGAATCTGACCCGCGAAGAGGCACAGGAGCGGGCGCGCCTGCTGACCGTGGACGCGTACGAGATCGATCTCGACCTCTCCGGAGCGCAGGAGGGCGGCACCTACCGGTCCGTCACCACCGTGCGCTTCGACTCCGCCGAAGCCGGTGCGGAGACCTTCATCGACCTGGTCGCCCCGGCCGTGCACGAAGTCGTACTGAACGGCAAGGCGCAGGACGTCGCCGCCGTCTTCCGCGACTCCCGCATCGCGCTCAAGCACCTGCTCGCCGGCACCAACGAGCTGAAGGTCGTCGCCGACTGCGCGTACACCAACACCGGTGAGGGCCTGCACCGCTTCGTCGACCCGGTCGACGAGCAGGCGTACCTCTACACCCAGTTCGAGGTGCCGGATGCCCGCCGGGTGTTCGCGAGCTTCGAACAGCCCGACCTGAAGGCGACCTTCGGCTTCACCGTGAAGGCCCCGGCCGGCTGGACCGTGATCTCCAACTCGCCGACGCCGGAACCCAAGGACGACCTCTGGGTCTTCGAGCCGACGCCCCGCATCTCGACGTACATCACGGCCCTGATCGCCGGTCCGTACCACGCGGTGCACAGCAGCTACGAGAAGGACGGCCAGTCCGTTCCGCTCGGCATCTACTGCCGCCCCTCGCTCGCCGAGTACCTCGACGCGGACGAGATCTTCGCGGTCACGCGGCAGGGCTTCGACTGGTTCCAGGAGAAGTTCGACTACGCGTACCCCTTCGCCAAGTACGACCAGCTCTTCGTCCCGGAGTTCAACGCGGGCGCGATGGAGAACGCGGGCGCGGTCACGATCCGCGACCAGTACGTGTTCCGTTCGAAGGTGACGGACGCGGCGTACGAGGTGCGTGCGGAGACCATCCTGCACGAGCTCGCCCACATGTGGTTCGGCGACCTCGTCACCATGGAGTGGTGGAACGACCTGTGGCTGAACGAGTCGTTCGCCACGTACACCTCGATCGCCTGCCAGGCGTACGCCGAGGGTTCCAAGTGGCCGCACTCCTGGACCACGTTCGCGAACTCGATGAAGACCTGGGCCTACCGCCAGGACCAGCTGCCGTCCACGCACCCGATCATGGCGGACATCAGCGACCTCGACGACGTCCTCGTCAACTTCGACGGGATCACGTACGCGAAGGGCGCCTCGGTCCTGAAGCAGCTCGTGGCGTACGTCGGCATGGACGCGTTCTTCAAGGGCGTCCAGGCGTACTTCAAGGCGCACGCCTACGGGAACACCCGGCTCTCGGACCTGCTGGGCGCGCTGGAGGAGACCTCCGGCCGTGACCTGAAGACCTGGTCGAAGGCATGGCTGGAGACCGCGGGGATCAACATCCTGCGCCCGGAGATCGAGACGGACGCGCACGGTCACGTCACGTCCTTCACGGTCCTCCAGGAGGCTCCGGCGCTCCCCGCGGGCGCGAAGGGCGAGCCCACCCTGCGCCCGCACCGGATCGCGGTCGGCTGCTACGACCTCGACGAGGCCGGGAAGCTGGTCCGTACGAGCCGGATCGAGCTGGACGTCGACGGCGAGCGCACCACCGTGCCGTTCCCGGCGGACACCGCCCGACCGGCGGTCATCCTCCTCAACGACGACGACCTCTCGTACGCGAAGGTCCGCCTCGACGAGGAGTCCCTGCGGGTCGTCACCGCCCACCTCGGCGACTTCGCCGAGTCCCTGCCGCGCGCCCTGAGCTGGGCCTCCGCCTGGGACATGACCCGCGACGGCGAACTGGCGACGCGCGACTACCTCTCCCTCGTCCTCTCGGGCATCGGCAAGGAGTCGGACATCGGCGTCGTCCAGTCGCTGCACCGCCAGGTGAAGCTGGCTCTGGACCTCTACGCGGCGCCGACGGCCCGTGAGGCGGGTCTGACCCAGTGGACGGACGCCACGCTGGCCCACCTGCGCGCGGCGGAGCCGGGCAGCGACCACCAGCTGGCCTGGGCCCGCGCCTTCGCGGCGACGGCCCGCACCCCGCTCCAGCTGGACCTGCTCCAGGCACTGCTGGACGGCGCGGAGACGATCGAGGGCCTGGCCGTCGACACCGAGCTGCGCTGGGCGTTCGTGGAGCGGCTGGCCGCGACCGGACTCCTGGACGAGGAGGAGATCGCCGCCGAGTACGAGCGCGACAAGACGGCGGCGGGCGAGCGCCACGCGGCGTCCGCGCGTGCCGCGCAGCCGAGGGCGGAGGCCAAGGCCGCGGCGTGGGCCTCGGTCGTCGAGTCCGACAAGCTGCCGAACTCCCTCCAGGAGGCGGTCATCAGCGGCTTCGTCCAGACCGACCAGCGCGAGCTGCTGGCCCCGTACACGGAGAAGTTCTTCGCGGCGGTCAAGGACGTCTGGGACTCGCGCAGCCACGAGATGGCCCAGCAGATCGCGGTCGGCCTGTACCCGGCACTCCAGGTCACGCAGGCCACGCTGGACGCGACGGACGCCTGGCTCGCCTCGGCGGAGCCGAACGCGGCCCTGCGCCGGCTGATGTCGGAGTCCCGCTCGGGCGTCGAGCGTGCGCTGAAGGCCCAGGCGGCCGACGCGGCGGCGGCGACCGCGTAACGGCTTCTGCCGAACGACGAGGGGGCGCCACCGGTGGTGGCGCCCCCTCGTCACGTCCGTGGCCGACTACTCCGTCACGTCCTGCGGATACCAGCGCAGTTCGACGGTGTTGCCGTCCGGATCCTGTACGTAGACGGACTGCGCCTCGCCCCGTGCGCCGAACCGCCCGACGGGGCCCTCCAGCACGGTGAGGGCGCCCGAGTCGATGAACTGCTGCCAGTCCAGCGGCTCGACGACCAGACAGATGTGGTCCACGTTGGACGTGCCGCGGGGCCTGTCGAGCAGATCGATGATCGTGGTCCGGCTGACCCGCACCGACGGGAACGGGACCTTGCCGGCCCGCCACTCCTCCACCCGTACGGGCTCCAGGCCGAGCGGCCCGCAGTAGAACTCCAGCGCCCGCTCGACGTCCTGGACGTTGAGCACCAGGTGATCGAAGGCTTTGACTCGCAGCATGGGGCACCTTTCAGGTGTTCGCGTCTCGATGGGTGTCGCTTCCTCGCGCCCGACGCCGGCACTCCCGGGGTCAGGTACTGCCCGGCGGATCATGTGGCCGTGAGGGCACCACGTTAGTTCTCGCGGGCCGGACACGGCCTGGTCACGGCCGCCCGTCAGACGGCGATGACCTCCACACCCTGCTCCAGGCCCTTGAAGTCGTCCGCGTTGCGCGTGTAGAGCGGCAGCCCTTCCGCGGCTGCGATGGCCGCAATCATCAGATCCATGCGGCGCGGACGAGGGTCCCGGCCCGCCTTGATGGTCAGCGCGACCAACGTGCCGTATCTACGCGCGGCTTCCCTGGAGAACGGCACGGCATCGAAGTCCGCCTCCGTGTCGGCCAGCCGCTGAGCCCTGGCCATCATGTCCACCGGATCCTTGGCCATGGCGACGCCCTGGGCGAGCTCCGCCAGCACGATCGCGGGTACAGCCACCTCCACCGGGAGCCTCTCGGGGGCGATATCTGCCAGATCGATGACGACGCAGGTATCCAGCAATCCCTGCTGACGGCGTTCAGTCACGGTCGCCCCCGCTCCCAGGGGTCATCGCCCTCGCCCACCCGGTCCTCGCCCCCGAAGAACGCATCAGCCTCCGCGCGCATCCGCGCGTAGTCGACACGCGGCGCGGTCCGCCACTTGCGCTGCATCTCCTCGACCGGAACGAATCTCCGCCGGGCACTCAGCGGCCTGACTTCGGCGATCTCTATTCCGTTACGGGTGACGTGGTAGGTCTCACCCGCTTCCACGTCGTCCAGAACCGCTTTGGAGCGAGCCGCGAGTTCGCGTTGGGTAATGGTCTTCATACCTAGAGCGTAACGCACCGCATTACAGCGTGCCACGGGAAGGAGCGGGCCGACGCGGAGCCCTCCGCCCGGTGCACCCGACCCGATCGGGCACAGGATGTCGGGTCCGGCAGTATGCGTGGTGCCTAGCGTGGTGAGCGCAAGAGAGGAAGGGGACCGGGCGTGCTGGAGCGGCTCAACCAGGTCATGGAACACATCGAGCGTCACCTCGGCCAGCCCATCGACGTCGCCGAGGCGGCACGCATCGCGGCCACCTCGGAGTACCACCTGCGGCGGATGTTCTCCGCGCTGGCGGGGATGCCGCTGTCGGAGTACATCCGGCGCCGTCGGCTCACCCTCGCGGGCGCCGAGGTGCTCGCGGGTCACGAGACGCTGCTGGAGATCGCGGTGCGCTACGGCTACAGCTCGGGCGAAGCGTTCGCGCGGGCGTTCCGGGCCATGCACGGCGTCGGGCCGGGCGAGGCCCGACGCACCGGCACCGTGCTCGTCTCCCAGCCCCGGTTGTCCTTCCGCCTCACCGTCGAAGGGAGCAGGAGCATGCGCTATCGCGTCGTGG
The Streptomyces sp. NBC_00234 DNA segment above includes these coding regions:
- the pepN gene encoding aminopeptidase N, which gives rise to MPGTNLTREEAQERARLLTVDAYEIDLDLSGAQEGGTYRSVTTVRFDSAEAGAETFIDLVAPAVHEVVLNGKAQDVAAVFRDSRIALKHLLAGTNELKVVADCAYTNTGEGLHRFVDPVDEQAYLYTQFEVPDARRVFASFEQPDLKATFGFTVKAPAGWTVISNSPTPEPKDDLWVFEPTPRISTYITALIAGPYHAVHSSYEKDGQSVPLGIYCRPSLAEYLDADEIFAVTRQGFDWFQEKFDYAYPFAKYDQLFVPEFNAGAMENAGAVTIRDQYVFRSKVTDAAYEVRAETILHELAHMWFGDLVTMEWWNDLWLNESFATYTSIACQAYAEGSKWPHSWTTFANSMKTWAYRQDQLPSTHPIMADISDLDDVLVNFDGITYAKGASVLKQLVAYVGMDAFFKGVQAYFKAHAYGNTRLSDLLGALEETSGRDLKTWSKAWLETAGINILRPEIETDAHGHVTSFTVLQEAPALPAGAKGEPTLRPHRIAVGCYDLDEAGKLVRTSRIELDVDGERTTVPFPADTARPAVILLNDDDLSYAKVRLDEESLRVVTAHLGDFAESLPRALSWASAWDMTRDGELATRDYLSLVLSGIGKESDIGVVQSLHRQVKLALDLYAAPTAREAGLTQWTDATLAHLRAAEPGSDHQLAWARAFAATARTPLQLDLLQALLDGAETIEGLAVDTELRWAFVERLAATGLLDEEEIAAEYERDKTAAGERHAASARAAQPRAEAKAAAWASVVESDKLPNSLQEAVISGFVQTDQRELLAPYTEKFFAAVKDVWDSRSHEMAQQIAVGLYPALQVTQATLDATDAWLASAEPNAALRRLMSESRSGVERALKAQAADAAAATA
- a CDS encoding DUF1203 domain-containing protein; the protein is MTGYEARPIEPTALKELRETDDAGRPCVPYTATEAGGPLRCCLRGAEKGERIALVSYAPLRRWAAATWAKPGAYDEQGPVFVHAEECGGPAAEREGYPFSRAGALRVLRRYSAEGRIVGGRLLEIPAEEEHGFDTAFAEAFADPEVALVHVRAVEYGCFQFEVRRG
- a CDS encoding ribbon-helix-helix domain-containing protein, whose amino-acid sequence is MKISVSLPQEDVAFVDEYAAKTDADSRSAVIHAAIELLREAGLEAEYTEAFEEWDASEDAALWDRTVGDGIADA
- a CDS encoding type II toxin-antitoxin system Phd/YefM family antitoxin produces the protein MKTITQRELAARSKAVLDDVEAGETYHVTRNGIEIAEVRPLSARRRFVPVEEMQRKWRTAPRVDYARMRAEADAFFGGEDRVGEGDDPWERGRP
- a CDS encoding aspartate-semialdehyde dehydrogenase; translation: MKVGIVGATGQVGTVMRSILAERKFPVAELRLFASARSAGSVLTWEGTDITVEDASTADYTGLDIVLFSAGGATSRALAEKVASQGAVVIDNSSAFRMDPEVPLVVSEVNPHAAKVRPKGIIANPNCTTMAAMPVLRPLHTEAGLETLTVTSYQAVSGSGVAGVAELHGQALKVVAEADKLAHNGEAVDFPAPTVYKRPIAFNVVPLAGSIVDDGSFETDEEQKLRNESRKILEIPELKVSGTCVRVPVFSGHSLQINARFARPVSVERAYELLKDAEGVELSEIPTPLQAAGKDASYVGRIRVDETVEHGLALFVSNDNLRKGAALNAVQVAELVAAELKG
- a CDS encoding RNA polymerase sigma factor, producing MLGRKAAGAGEDPLGPAHVNRVRAVLSLGGVPHSDLQDGVQQVRLRLLERSASGLEAPREIGAWAAVVASRLAADWHRGRSRQERISARLAALSPADSLTEGGQEARLLALTVAEGLDELPAAQRQALVLRFYADLSVPQIAAELGIPEGTVKSRLHTAAGAMRERLARMRADEVV
- a CDS encoding type II toxin-antitoxin system VapC family toxin — encoded protein: MTERRQQGLLDTCVVIDLADIAPERLPVEVAVPAIVLAELAQGVAMAKDPVDMMARAQRLADTEADFDAVPFSREAARRYGTLVALTIKAGRDPRPRRMDLMIAAIAAAEGLPLYTRNADDFKGLEQGVEVIAV
- a CDS encoding type II toxin-antitoxin system PemK/MazF family toxin; the encoded protein is MRRGDIHLVDLEPARGSEANKVRPAVIVSNNAANQSVESNGRGVITVVPLTSNTSRVLTFQALIRSAESGLPRDSKVQCEQVRAVSLDRVRNRIGTVPRQRMTEIDTALRRHLAL
- a CDS encoding VOC family protein yields the protein MLRVKAFDHLVLNVQDVERALEFYCGPLGLEPVRVEEWRAGKVPFPSVRVSRTTIIDLLDRPRGTSNVDHICLVVEPLDWQQFIDSGALTVLEGPVGRFGARGEAQSVYVQDPDGNTVELRWYPQDVTE